The following proteins are encoded in a genomic region of Syngnathus acus chromosome 22, fSynAcu1.2, whole genome shotgun sequence:
- the zmpste24 gene encoding CAAX prenyl protease 1 homolog, with the protein MFDFINELPVEKQIFYAVLGFSWTVYIWEAYLSHRQRRTYRSTTRVPQELEKVIDSETFEKSRLYQLDKSNFSFWSGLYSETEGTLILVLGGIPLLWGLAGAGTKHFGFGPEYEITQSLVFLTLATLFTALTGLPWSMYNTFVIEEKHGFNQQTLGFFIKDAVKKFAVTQCILLPVTSLLLYIIKIGGDYFFIYAWLFTLGVSLVLVTIYADYIAPLFDKFTPLPEGELKTEIEAMANSISFPLTKVYIVEGSKRSSHSNAYFYGFFKNKRIVLFDTLLEDYSPLNKGDEAKPEPTETDGEAKVKPKHKKQGCNNKEILAVLGHELGHWKLGHTVKNIVISQMNSFLCFSLFAALIGRKELFVAFGFNDSQPTLIGLMIIFQFIFSPYNELLSFCLTVLSRRFEFQADAFARNMGKAPELYSSLIKLNKDNLGFPVADWLYSMWHYSHPPLLERLRALGNIKQD; encoded by the exons ATGTTCGACTTCATAAATGAACTCCCCGTGGAGAAGCAGATATTTTATGCTGTTTTGGGCTTTTCGTGGACGGTGTATATATGGGAGGCATACCTTTCACATAGACAG CGAAGGACATACAGGTCAACGACACGTGTGCCTCAAGAGCTCGAAAAGGTCATCGATTCAGAAACCTTTGAGAAGTCCCGACTATATCAACTGGACAAAAGCAACTTCAGTTTTTGGTCTGGTCTGTATTCCGAGACGGAAGGAACG CTGATCCTGGTCCTGGGTGGCATTCCTCTTCTGTGGGGCCTCGCCGGCGCAGGGACGAAACATTTTGGATTCGGCCCCGAGTACGAGATCACGCAGTCCCTTGTGTTTCTCACTCTTGCAACCCTGTTCACTGCTTTGACTGGCCTTCCCTGGAGTATGTACAACACGTTTGTCATTGAGGAGAAGCACGGATTCAACCAGCAG ACTTTGGGGTTCTTCATCAAAGATGCTGTGAAGAAGTTCGCCGTGACGCAGTGTATCCTGCTCCCTGTAACCTCGTTGCTCCTCTACATCATTAAGATTGGGGGAGACTACTTCTTCATTTACGCCTGGCTATTCACCCTGGGTGTTTCTTTG GTTCTCGTCACCATCTACGCTGATTACATCGCACCTCTGTTTGACAAATTCACTCCTTTGCCAGAAGGGGAGCTGAAGACGGAGATTGAGGCCATGGCCAACAGTATTAGTTTCCCTCTTACAAAGGTTTACATTGTTGAAG GTTCCAAACGGTCTTCGCACAGCAACGCATATTTCTACGGCTTTTTCAAGAACAAACGGATTGTGCTCTTTGACACGTTGCTGGAGGACTATTCTCCGCTCAACAAGGGAGACGAGGCAAAGCCCGAGCCAACAGAAACTGACGGCGAAGCGAAAGTCAAGCCAAAG cacaaGAAACAAGGCTGCAACAATAAAGAGATCCTTGCCGTTTTGGGTCACGAGCTGGGTCACTGGAAGCTCGGTCATACCGTCAAAAACATTGTCATCAGTCAG ATGAATTCCTTCCTGtgtttctctctctttgcCGCTCTTATTGGACGCAAGGAGTTGTTTGTCGCGTTTGGCTTCAATGACAGCCAGCCcactctgattggcttgatGATCATCTTCCAGTTCATCTTTTCGCCATATAATGAG CTTCTGTCCTTCTGCCTGACGGTCCTGAGCCGCAGGTTCGAGTTCCAGGCCGACGCCTTTGCGCGCAACATGGGCAAAGCCCCTGAGCTCTACTCGTCCCTCATCAAGCTGAACAAAGACAACCTGGGCTTCCCTGTTGCCGACTGGCTCTACTCCATGTGGCACTACTCGCACCCGCCCCTCCTGGAGCGCCTCAGAGCGCTAGGCAACATCAAGCAAGACTGA
- the atp5if1b gene encoding ATPase inhibitor B, mitochondrial, which yields MARFLRPNIRGLFTLQQRMSSDQLGELGKGAGKGGGGGGAIREAGGAMGKKQAAEEEMYFKRKEKEQLAALKQHHQEEIDHHKKEIERMQREIDRHKGKIRKLKHDD from the exons ATGGCGAGGTTCTTGAGGCCGAACATCCGCGGTTTATTCACTTTACAGCAAAGAATGTCATCCGACCAG CTGGGTGAACTGGGTAAAGGTGCGGGCAAAGGTGGTGGAGGCGGTGGCGCCATTCGAGAGGCCGGTGGAGCCATGGGAAAGAAACAGGCTGCAGAGGAGGAGATGTACTTTAA GCGCAAGGAAAAGGAACAGCTGGCTGCACTGAAGCAACACCACCAGGAGGAAATCGACCACCACAAAAAGGAGATTGAGCGTATGCAGCGGGAGATTGACCGTCATAAAGGGAAGATCAGGAAGTTGAAGCACGACGACTAA
- the rpl13a gene encoding 60S ribosomal protein L13a, with the protein MLMEELNLSWLILVYITCTVVLRHPSTSGARAHSTRSNEKPLYTSLPVARVFYHGRPRVTFFSLVMADRFHKVLLLDGRGHLLGRLAAIVAKQTLLGHKVVVVRCEGINISGNFYRNKLKYLAFLRKRMNTNPSRGPYHFRAPSRIFWRTVRGMLPHKTKRGQAALERLKVFDGVPPPYDKRKRMVVPAALKIVRLKPTRKFALLGRLAHEVGWKYQAITATLEEKRKQKSKMRYVKKKATIKMTKVATKNVESKIAKYTDVLKQYGVLV; encoded by the exons ATGCTCATGGAGGAGCTGAACCTGTCCTGGCTGATTTTAG TCTACATAACCTGTACGGTTGTCTTGAGGCACCCATCCACGAGTGGCGCTAGAGCACATTCAACACGATCGAACGAGAAACCTTTATATACGTCACTTCCTGTCGCCCGTGTCTTTTACCACGGGCGCCCCCGTGTAACTTTCTTTTCGCTCGTCATGGCGGACCGTTTCCATAAG GTTCTGCTACTAGATGGCAGAGGCCATCTACTTGGTCGGCTGGCTGCCATCGTTGCCAAGCAGACCTTGCTGG gACACAAAGTTGTGGTGGTCAGGTGTGAAGGCATCAACATCTCTGGCAATTTCTACCGTAACAAAT TGAAGTACCTGGCTTTCCTGCGCAAGAGGATGAACACCAATCCATCTCGTGGACCGTACCACTTCAGAGCTCCCAGCAGGATCTTCTGGAGGACGGTGAGAG GCATGCTGCCCCACAAAACCAAGAGAGGCCAGGCTGCCCTGGAGAGGCTGAAGGTGTTTGACGGCGTCCCGCCACCCTATGACAAG AGGAAGCGCATGGTGGTCCCAGCTGCTCTTAAGATTGTGCGCCTGAAGCCCACTCGTAAG TTTGCCCTCCTGGGACGTTTGGCTCATGAGGTGGGCTGGAAGTACCAGGCCATCACAGCCACGctggaggagaagaggaaaCAGAAGTCAAAGATGCGCTACGTCAAGAAAAAGGCCACCATCAAGATGACCAAAGTGGCCACAAAGAACGTCGAGAGTAAAATAGCAAAGTACACAGACGTTCTCAAACAATATGGTGTTCTTGTCTGA